The sequence below is a genomic window from Streptomyces sp. B21-105.
CCACGGCATCCTGCGCACCCTCCAGCAGGAGGGCTTCGTCGAGCAGGACGACGCGTCCGGTCGCTATCAGCTGGGCGCGGAGCTGCTGCGTCTGGGCACCACCTATCTGGACGTGCACGAGCTACGCGCGCGTGCCCTGGTCTGGACGGACGACCTCGCCCGCTCCAGCGGCGAGAGCGTGCACCTGGGGGTGCTGCATCAGCAGGGCGTGCTGATCGTGCACCACGTCTTCCGGCCGGACGACAGCCGGCAGGTGCTGGAGATCGGGGCGATGCAGCCGTTGCACTCCACGGCTCTGGGCAAGGTGCTGTCGGCCTACGACCCGGTCGCGCACAGCGAGGCCCTGGAAGCCGAGCGCAAGCCCTACACGGACCGCACGGTGTGCGACGCGGAGATGTTCGAGCACATCCTCGACATGACCCGCGCGCGCGGGTACGCGGCGGACGTGGAGGAGACCTGGGAGGGCGTCGCGTCGATCGCCGCGCCCATCCACGACCGGCGGCGCATGCCCGTCGGCGCGGTCGGCGTGACCGGCGCCGTAGAGCGGCTGGCCCGGGACGGCGAGCTGCGTCCGGAGCTGATCGCCGCGGTGCGCGACTGTGCCCGCGCGGTGTCGCGGGACCTTGGCGGCGGGCGTTTCTGAGCCGTTTCGCGGCCGCCGCTCCTCAACGGACACCGGCAAGACCCGGCCGGGACGTCGGACGGCGTTCCGGCCCGTGCCGTGCCCCAGCCCCGGTGCCCGCCCCTCCCCCTGCACAGCCCCTGCCCTGTCCTACGCGAAAGCCGTCCCGAGCGCCTGAAGCGGACATCGGGGGCGAGTGTGTGCGCACCCACGCGAAGATCGACGACTCATCGACGACTCGTCGGCGACTCGCATCGATCAATAACGATCGCGTTTTCAATAACAGCACCCTTGACGCACACCTGACCGCCGGG
It includes:
- a CDS encoding IclR family transcriptional regulator, giving the protein MARNIQSVERAAAMLRLLAGGERRLGLSDIASSTGLAKGTAHGILRTLQQEGFVEQDDASGRYQLGAELLRLGTTYLDVHELRARALVWTDDLARSSGESVHLGVLHQQGVLIVHHVFRPDDSRQVLEIGAMQPLHSTALGKVLSAYDPVAHSEALEAERKPYTDRTVCDAEMFEHILDMTRARGYAADVEETWEGVASIAAPIHDRRRMPVGAVGVTGAVERLARDGELRPELIAAVRDCARAVSRDLGGGRF